One Dehalobacter sp. genomic window carries:
- a CDS encoding uridine monophosphate kinase: MKTVAEPYIRRRAIRHLEKGRVVIFGGGTGNPYFSTDTAAALRAMEMEADVLIKATKVDGIYDCDPKQNAKAEKFDELSYIDFINLRLGVMDTTAVTMCMEHKLLIHVLNLWDESALKKALFGEKVGTIIH, translated from the coding sequence AAATGAAAACCGTCGCCGAACCCTATATCCGCCGGCGCGCCATTCGCCACCTGGAAAAAGGGCGCGTGGTCATCTTCGGCGGGGGAACCGGCAACCCGTACTTCTCCACCGATACCGCCGCCGCGCTGCGCGCAATGGAGATGGAAGCCGACGTGCTCATCAAGGCCACCAAGGTGGACGGCATCTACGATTGCGATCCGAAGCAGAATGCGAAAGCGGAAAAGTTTGACGAGCTCTCCTACATCGATTTCATCAACCTGCGCCTGGGAGTGATGGACACCACCGCGGTGACGATGTGCATGGAGCACAAGCTGCTGATCCACGTATTGAACCTGTGGGATGAAAGCGCGCTGAAGAAAGCCCTCTTTGGCGAAAAAGTGGGGACGATCATTCATTAG